The window TTTCCGGGAACATATTCCCTGGCTGGTTCTGACCGGGGCAGGGATTTCCACGGAAAGCGGTATTCCCGATTTTCGGACACCTTCTTCAGGTCTTTGGGCGAAACATAACCCCATGGAGATTCTCTCCAGGGATGTGCTTTTGTCAAAACCTCAAATTTTTTATCAGGTGGGATTTCAAGTTCTTATGTCCTTTCAGGATGCCCAGCCCAACGAGGCACATTTCATCCTGGCCGAGTGGGAAAAGAAGGGTTGGATTGTTGGCGTAGTGACCCAAAATATCGACGGTCTGCACAAAAAAGCCGGTTCTAAGAGGGTAATGGAAATCCACGGCCATCTTCGTTCGGGGTCGTGTCTACGCTGTGGAGAGAGTGTGCCGATGGAAGTCCTGAAAGAGAAAACCGCAAGAGGGGAAATCCCTCCGCGGTGCCGATGTGGTGGGATTTTGCGCCCGGATGTGGTTCTTTTTGGAGATTTGCTCCCACCCTCTTTTGAGGAGGCGGTACTCCTCGCACATCGGTATCCACTATTGGTTATCGGTTCGAGTCTTCAGGTTTCCCCAGCCAATTTTTTGCCGACTTATGCCCCGCATCTTGTGATTGTGAATATTGGTGAGACTCCTTTTGACCGTAGAGCTCGGTGGGTGTTACGGGACAGGGCTAGCGTAGTTCTTCACCGGCTTTATGAGGCGATAGAAGAGTAACCCCCACCATTCGTGGAAAAACGATGAAAAGACGGATAGGGCTTCAGAAGAAGGTAAAAAATCTTCCAGGGTGATTGGTTTTCGGTCACATACCGGGTGGGCCGGCACCGGAATGGGGTCACTTTCAGGGTAAAAGTGGGTAAAAGCGAATAACGCTCGGCGAAGATGGGCCTGGGAAGAAACCAGGTAAAATGTGGTAATGCCACATTCTTTGAGAAGGGGGGTCACGAACTGGGCATTTTCCCAGGTGGTTCGCGCACGGTTTTCTACGATGATTTTTTCTGCCGGGACTCCAAGGCGAAGGAGGAATTCCTGCATGAGTTCTCCTTCGCCTTGCGGTTCTTTCCCCCATAGTGTGCCACCGCTCACCACACAGGGTAAATGTTCCTTCTGAAACAGGAAATAACCCTGTAAAAGGCGCATGGCTGAAATAGGATGGAGCGTTTGCATTCCGGTTCTCTGGTCAAAGAGTGTGCCTCCACCTAAAATGACGATGGCTTCAGGTTTTCCTTTTTCAGGAGGATGAGGGAAATCGAAGTAGGGATAGAGCAAGCGTGTACCCAGCCCGGTGGAAATGAGATACATGAAGGCAAGAAGAGTGAGGAAAGCATGTTTTTTGGTTCTTGACGGCATACAGAGCCAGATAAGACACCCCAGGAGGAAAAGTCCAGGAGGTTCGAGAAACGCGCCACCGATTTTCTGAAGAAAAAACATTAGCGAGCGGTTTCCTTTTTAGGGTTGTCCTGGTGCGAATTCCCTTCGTAGAGAATGATGCGTACTTTTTCTTCGGTAACCAGCCCCTCTTTCACAGCTTTATCAAGGATGGGCTTCACTCTCTCAATTTTTTCTTCTTTGTCGACCACCTCAACCACGATGGGTAAATCGGTGGAGAGGCGAAGAATAGAAGTGCTCTGAAGAATGCTTTTTTTCCCGAATCCGGCAATTCCCCGGAAGACGGTGGTACCGCTCAGGCCTTCCTGACGAAACACTTCCACCAGATACTGATAGAGCGGTTTCCCTTTATACCGATCCTGTTCACCGATAAAGATGCGCAAAAGGACTGCTTCTTCCTCTCTTTTCATCGCTTTATCTCCAGATTATGGTTGCCACTATTTTACCAAAAAGGCAGGCTCCGAACCCAAAAACCACGTTGCCCAGAAGGTCCAAGAGGAAGAAGAGATGTTCCCCCGCCTCGAGAAGTCGTAACGATTCATATTCGAGCGAAGAAAAAGTGGTAAACGCTCCGAGAACACCGATAGCAAGGAAAATGCGAACCTCCCGGCTTACCAGGCCTCCGTATTCGGCTGAGTACATGAGAACACTCAGTAGAAAGCTACCCACGACGTTGATGACGAAGGTGCTCAGGGGAAAATTCAAAGTATTTTTTTGGATTATGTCCCCGACGATGAAACGAAGTAGTGCTCCAATAGCACCACCAAAGCTTACCAAAAGCACGTCTCTCATTGACTGCGCTCCTTCATTTCCTTTCTTTTTTTAGGGATT of the Atribacterota bacterium genome contains:
- a CDS encoding YdcF family protein, which translates into the protein MFFLQKIGGAFLEPPGLFLLGCLIWLCMPSRTKKHAFLTLLAFMYLISTGLGTRLLYPYFDFPHPPEKGKPEAIVILGGGTLFDQRTGMQTLHPISAMRLLQGYFLFQKEHLPCVVSGGTLWGKEPQGEGELMQEFLLRLGVPAEKIIVENRARTTWENAQFVTPLLKECGITTFYLVSSQAHLRRALFAFTHFYPESDPIPVPAHPVCDRKPITLEDFLPSSEALSVFSSFFHEWWGLLFYRLIKPVKNYASPVP
- a CDS encoding CrcB family protein — protein: MRDVLLVSFGGAIGALLRFIVGDIIQKNTLNFPLSTFVINVVGSFLLSVLMYSAEYGGLVSREVRIFLAIGVLGAFTTFSSLEYESLRLLEAGEHLFFLLDLLGNVVFGFGACLFGKIVATIIWR
- a CDS encoding DUF190 domain-containing protein, producing MKREEEAVLLRIFIGEQDRYKGKPLYQYLVEVFRQEGLSGTTVFRGIAGFGKKSILQSTSILRLSTDLPIVVEVVDKEEKIERVKPILDKAVKEGLVTEEKVRIILYEGNSHQDNPKKETAR
- a CDS encoding Sir2 family NAD-dependent protein deacetylase is translated as MPWLVLTGAGISTESGIPDFRTPSSGLWAKHNPMEILSRDVLLSKPQIFYQVGFQVLMSFQDAQPNEAHFILAEWEKKGWIVGVVTQNIDGLHKKAGSKRVMEIHGHLRSGSCLRCGESVPMEVLKEKTARGEIPPRCRCGGILRPDVVLFGDLLPPSFEEAVLLAHRYPLLVIGSSLQVSPANFLPTYAPHLVIVNIGETPFDRRARWVLRDRASVVLHRLYEAIEE